A single region of the Nicotiana sylvestris chromosome 6, ASM39365v2, whole genome shotgun sequence genome encodes:
- the LOC104235264 gene encoding DExH-box ATP-dependent RNA helicase DExH12-like: MSNLGGGAEAHARFKQYEYRANSSLVLTTDSRPRDTHEPSGEPESLYGKIDPKTFGDRAYKGRPPELDEKLEKARKKKERQRDPLVSEPPTRKKRRLLVQEESVLTSTEEGVYQPKTKETRAAYEAMLSMIQQQLGGQPLNIVSGAADEILAVLKNDNFKNPDKKKEIEKLLNPISNQVFDQLVSIGRLITDYQGDGDAAAVTGAGDGDEALDDDVGVAVEFEENEEEDDEESDLDVVPDDEEDDDDVLEASGSGAMQMGGGIDDDEMREADEGMALNVQDMDAYWLQRKISQAYEQQIDPQQSQKLAEEVLKILAEGDDREVETKLLVHLQFDKFSLIKYLLRNRLKVVWGTRLARADEQEKKEIEEEMLGLGPDHAAILGQLHATRATPKERQKILEKSIREEARRLKDETGVDGGGERRTAVVDRDVDNGWLMGQRQLLDLDDLAFHQGGLLMANKKCELPVGSYRNHKKGYEEVHVPALKPKPLAAGEELVKISSIPEWAQPAFSGMTQLNRVQSKVYETALFSPENILLCAPTGAGKTNVAMLTILQQIALNRNEDGSFNHNNYKIVYVAPMKALVAEVVGNLSKRLEHYGVQVKELSGDQTLTRQQIEETQIIVTTPEKWDIITRKSGDRTYTQLVKLLIIDEIHLLHDNRGPVLESIIARTIRQIETTKEHIRLVGLSATLPNYEDVAVFLRVDLDKGLFHFDNSYRPVPLAQQYIGITVKKPLQRFQLMNDVCYEKVISVAGKHQVLIFVHSRKETSKTARAIRDTALAKDTLGKFLKEESVAREILQSQTELVKSNDLKDLLPYGFAIHHAGLVRTDRQLVEELFADGHVQVLVSTATLAWGVNLPAHTVIIKGTQIYNPEKGAWTELSPLDVMQMLGRAGRPQYDTYGEGIIITGHSELQYYLSLMNQQLPIESQFISKLADQLNAEIVLGTVLNAKEACKWLLYTYLYVRMVRNPTLYGLAADALKTDYTLEERRADLVHSAATLLDKNNLVKYDRKSGYFQVTDLGRIASYYYITHGTISTYNEHLKPTMGDIELCRLFSLSEEFKYVTVRQDEKMELAKLLDRVPIPVKESLEEPSAKINVLLQAYISRLKLEGLSLSSDMVYITQSAARLMRALFEIVLKRGWAQLAEKALKWCKMISKKMWSVQTPLRQFHGIPNEILMKLEKKDLAWERYYDLSSQELGELIRFQKMGRTLHKFIHQFPKLNLAAHVQPITRSVLRVELTITPDFQWDDKVHGFVEPFWVVVEDNDGEYILHHEYFMLKKQYIDEDHTVNFTVPIYEPLPPQYFIRVVSDRWLGSQTVLPVSFRHLILPEKYPPPTELLDLQPLPVTALRNPAYEAVYQDFKHFNPVQTQVFTVLYNSDDNVLVAAPTGSGKTICAEFAILRNLQKGPDSTIRAVYIAPLEALAKERFSDWKKKFGDYLGMRVVELTGETASDLKLLEKGQLIISTPEKWDALSRRWKQRKHVQQVSLFIVDELHLIGGQGGPILEVIVSRMRYISSQIDNKIRIVALSTSLANAKDLGEWIGATSHGLFNFPPGVRPVPLEIHIQGVDIANFEARMQAMAKPTYTAIVQHARKGKPAIVYVPTRKHARLTAVDLMTYSSMDSEDTPIFLLRSAEELEPFAERINEPMLKETLKYGVGYLHEGLSATDLDIVKTLFETGWIQVCVMNGTMCWGVPLSAHLVVVMGTQYYDGRENAHTDYPVTDLLQMMGHASRPLVDNSGKCVILCHAPRKDYYKKFLYEAFPVESHLQHYLHDNLNAEVVVGVIQNKQDAVDYLTWTFMYRRLTQNPNYYNLQGVSHRHLSDHLSELVENTISDLEASKCVAVEDDFLLSPLNLGMIASYYYISYTTIERFSSSVTSKTKLKGLLEILASASEYEQLPIRPGEEELIRRLIKHLRFSFENPKYTDPHIKANALLQAHFSRQVLGGNLASDQQEVLLSSTRLLQAMVDVISSNGWLSLALLAMEVSQMVTQGMWERDSMLLQLPHFTKDLAKKCQENPGKSVETVFDLVELEDDERRELLQMSDLQLMDIARFCNRFPNIDLTYEVLDSDNVSAGDDVSVQVTLERDLEGRTEVGPVFAPKYPKAKEEGWWLVVGDTKSNQLLAIKRVTLQRKSRVKLDFAAPAEAVTRTYTLYFMCDSYLGCDQEYSFTLDVKAPMGEDDSGRE; the protein is encoded by the exons ATGTCGAACTTGGGGGGTGGTGCAGAGGCACATGCACGTTTCAAACAGTATGAATACAGAGCTAACTCAAGTCTAGTCCTAACCACTGATTCTCGTCCTCGTGACACACATGAACCCAGTGGCGAACCCGAATCGCTTTATGGTAAAATAGACCCAAAAACATTTGGTGATCGAGCTTATAAGGGCAGACCTCCTGAATTAGATGAGAAACTTGAAAAGGCTAGGAAGAAGAAGGAGCGGCAGCGGGACCCACTTGTATCCGAGCCCCCCACCAGGAAGAAGAGACGTTTACTTGTTCAGGAAGAAAGTGTTCTTACTTCAACTGAGGAAGGTGTGTACCAGCCTAAGACTAAGGAGACTAGGGCCGCTTATGAGGCTATGCTCAGTATGATTCAGCAGCAACTTGGTGGACAGCCGTTGAACATTGTGAGCGGGGCAGCTGATGAGATATTGGCTGTGTTGAAGAATGATAACTTTAAGAATCCTGACAAGAAGAAGGAAATTGAAAAGCTGTTGAATCCGATATCCAACCAGGTGTTCGATCAGTTGGTGTCGATTGGGCGACTCATCACTGATTATCAAGGCGATGGTGATGCGGCAGCGGTGACTGGTGCAGGTGATGGTGATGAAGCTCTTGACGATGATGTCGGGGTAGCGGTTGAGTTCGAGGAGAATGAAGAGGAAGATGATGAAGAGAGTGACCTTGATGTAGTGCCTGATGATGAAGAGGATGATGATGATGTGCTGGAAGCTAGTGGTTCTGGTGCTATGCAGATGGGTGGTGGCATTGACGATGATGAGATGCGCGAGGCGGATGAGGGTATGGCGTTGAATGTGCAGGACATGGATGCTTATTGGCTTCAGAGAAAGATCTCTCAAGCTTACGAGCAGCAGATTGATCCGCAACAGAGCCAAAAGCTTGCTGAAGAGGTTCTTAAGATTCTTGCTGAAGGCGATGATCGTGAAGTGGAAACCAAGTTACTGGTGCATCTCCAGTTTGATAAGTTCAGTCTCATCAAATATCTTCTGCGGAACCGGCTAAAGGTAGTATGGGGTACTCGTCTTGCAAGGGCCGACGAGCAAGAGAAAAAGGAGATTGAAGAAGAGATGTTGGGATTGGGGCCTGATCATGCCGCAATATTAGGGCAGCTGCATGCTACTAGGGCTACCCCAAAAGAGAGGCAGAAGATTCTTGAAAAAAGCATTAGAGAAGAGGCTCGGCGTCTTAAAGATGAGACTGGTGTTGACGGTGGCGGAGAAAGGAGGACGGCAGTTGTAGATAGAGACGTTGATAATGGTTGGTTAATGGGGCAGCGTCAGTTACTTGATCTTGACGACCTTGCATTTCATCAAGGCGGTTTGTTGATGGCAAATAAGAAATGTGAGCTTCCAGTGGGGTCTTATAGGAATCATAAGAAGGGGTACGAGGAAGTTCACGTGCCTGCTTTGAAGCCAAAGCCACTAGCCGCTGGTGAAGAGCTTGTGAAGATATCCTCTATTCCGGAGTGGGCTCAACCAGCGTTCAGTGGGATGACACAATTGAACAGGGTGCAGAGTAAAGTATATGAGACTGCCCTCTTCTCTCCGGAGAACATTTTGCTATGTGCTCCAACTGGTGCTGGGAAGACCAATGTAGCTATGCTCACTATACTTCAGCAAATTGCACTTAACCGCAACGAAGATGGATCATTCAACCACAACAATTATAAAATTGTATATGTGGCACCCATGAAAGCCCTTGTTGCTGAAGTGGTTGGTAATCTCTCCAAGCGTTTGGAACATTATGGTGTCCAGGTGAAAGAGTTGAGTGGCGATCAAACATTAACTCGTCAACAGATTGAAGAGACTCAAATTATTGTGACTACCCCAGAGAAATGGGATATTATAACCAGAAAGTCAGGTGATCGCACATATACACAGCTTGTTAAACTTCTTATTATTGATGAGATACATCTCCTGCATGACAACCGAGGTCCTGTCTTGGAGAGTATCATTGCGAGAACTATTAGACAGATTGAAACCACGAAAGAACATATTCGGCTTGTTGGATTATCAGCAACGCTTCCAAATTATGAAGACGTGGCTGTGTTTTTGCGAGTTGATCTGGACAAAGGTCTCTTCCATTTTGACAATAGCTATAGACCTGTACCGTTGGCTCAACAGTATATTGGAATTACTGTTAAGAAGCCACTGCAGAGATTCCAGTTGATGAATGATGTTTGCTATGAGAAGGTGATTAGTGTTGCAGGCAAGCATCAGGTGCTTATTTTTGTGCATTCAAGGAAGGAAACAAGTAAAACAGCTCGGGCAATAAGGGATACTGCACTTGCTAAAGACACCCTTGGAAAGTTTTTGAAGGAGGAGAGTGTAGCTAGGGAGATTCTACAGTCTCAAACTGAGCTTGTCAAGAGCAATGACCTCAAAGATCTTTTACCATATGGCTTTGCGATTCACCATGCAGGGTTGGTTAGAACTGATCGGCAACTTGTGGAGGAGCTTTTTGCTGATGGTCATGTGCAAGTGTTGGTTTCAACTGCAACTTTAGCGTGGGGTGTCAATTTACCCGCACATACCGTCATCATAAAGGGTACCCAGATTTACAATCCTGAAAAAGGAGCATGGACTGAACTCAGTCCTCTTGATGTTATGCAAATGCTTGGCCGTGCTGGAAGGCCTCAATATGACACTTATGGCGAAGGAATCATCATAACCGGGCACAGTGAATTGCAGTACTATCTTTCTTTGATGAATCAGCAGCTTCCTATTGAAAGTCAGTTCATATCCAAGTTGGCTGATCAGTTGAATGCAGAGATTGTCCTTGGGACAGTACTGAATGCCAAAGAAGCATGCAAGTGGCTCCTATATACTTACCTCTATGTTCGCATGGTGCGGAATCCCACACTCTATGGTCTAGCTGCTGATGCTCTCAAAACTGATTATACTTTGGAGGAAAGGCGTGCCGACTTG GTCCATTCTGCTGCTACATTGCTGGACAAGAATAACTTGGTCAAGTATGATAGGAAAAGTGGATATTTCCAGGTGACTGACTTGGGTCGTATTGCGAGCTATTATTATATAACTCATGGGACAATTTCCACATACAATGAGCATTTGAAGCCTACGATGGGTGATATTGAACTTTGTCGGCTTTTCTCTCTAAGTGAGGAATTCAAATATGTAACAGTCAGACAAGATGAGAAAATGGAATTGGCAAAGCTTCTGGATCGTGTTCCTATTCCGGTAAAAGAGAGTCTTGAGGAGCCTAGTGCCAAGATCAATGTTCTATTGCAGGCATATATTTCACGGTTGAAGCTTGAAGGGTTGTCTCTGTCATCTGACATGGTTTATATAACTCAG AGTGCTGCACGTCTGATGCGAGCCCTTTTTGAGATTGTTCTGAAGAGAGGATGGGCTCAGTTAGCTGAGAAGGCCTTAAAATGGTGCAAAATGATAAGCAAGAAGATGTGGAGTGTACAGACACCACTTCGACAATTCCATGGCATACCAAATGAGATCTTGATGAAGTTAGAGAAGAAAGATTTGGCTTGGGAGCGTTATTATGATCTTTCGTCACAAGAACTGGGAGAGCTTATTCGGTTCCAGAAGATGGGAAGGACGTTGCACAAGTTTATTCATCAGTTCCCAAAGCTGAATCTTGCAGCACATGTTCAACCAATTACCCGGTCAGTCTTGAGGGTAGAATTGACCATTACACCGGATTTCCAGTGGGACGACAAGGTTCATGGTTTTGTAGAACCTTTCTGGGTGGTTGTTGAAGATAATGATGGGGAATATATTCTTCATCATGAATATTTCATGTTGAAGAAGCAGTATATTGATGAAGACCATACTGTGAACTTCACAGTCCCAATATATGAGCCATTGCCCCCTCAATATTTCATCCGCGTTGTCTCTGACAGATGGCTAGGGTCCCAGACTGTTTTGCCTGTCTCTTTCCGTCACCTGATTTTGCCAGAGAAATATCCTCCTCCCACTGAGTTACTAGACTTACAACCTCTTCCAGTTACTGCATTGAGGAATCCAGCGTATGAAGCAGTTTATCAGGATTTTAAGCATTTCAATCCTGTTCAGACTCAGGTTTTCACAGTTCTGTACAATTCAGATGACAATGTCTTGGTTGCAGCTCCAACTGGCAGTGGGAAGACCATTTGTGCCGAATTTGCCATATTGAGGAATCTTCAGAAAGGACCTGATAGTACCATTCGTGCTGTGTATATAGCTCCACTAGAGGCTCTTGCCAAGGAGCGGTTCAGTGATTGGAAGAAGAAATTTGGAGACTATCTGGGAATGAGAGTTGTTGAATTAACTGGGGAAACAGCCAGTGATCTGAAGCTGTTAGAGAAGGGTCAGTTAATTATCAGCACGCCTGAGAAATGGGATGCTTTATCTCGTCGCTGGAAACAACGTAAGCATGTTCAGCAAGTCAGTCTTTTCATTGTTGATGAATTGCACCTGATTGGTGGTCAAGGTGGTCCAATCCTGGAGGTGATCGTCTCTCGGATGAGATATATTTCAAGCCAGATTGATAATAAGATCCGTATCGTTGCTTTGTCAACCTCCCTAGCTAATGCCAAGGATTTGGGAGAATGGATTGGGGCTACGTCTCATGGGCTCTTCAACTTTCCTCCTGGTGTCAGGCCTGTGCCACTAGAGATACACATTCAGGGTGTTGATATTGCTAACTTTGAAGCTAGGATGCAAGCCATGGCAAAACCCACCTATACTGCAATAGTCCAACATGCAAGGAAGGGAAAACCTGCAATTGTGTATGTTCCCACGAGGAAGCATGCACGCTTGACTGCTGTAGATCTGATGACTTATTCAAGCATGGACAGTGAAGACACACCAATTTTCCTGCTACGATCTGCAGAAGAGCTGGAGCCTTTCGCGGAGAGGATCAATGAACCTATGCTGAAAGAGACGCTCAAGTATGGTGTGGGCTACTTGCATGAGGGGTTGAGTGCCACTGATCTGGATATAGTGAAGACATTGTTCGAAACCGGTTGGATTCAAGTATGTGTAATGAACGGTACTATGTGTTGGGGAGTACCACTATCTGCACATTTGGTGGTGGTCATGGGAACACAGTACTATGATGGTAGGGAAAATGCGCACACTGATTACCCAGTTACCGATTTGTTGCAGATGATGGGTCATGCCAGTCGACCTCTTGTAGATAACTCCGGGAAGTGTGTCATCCTCTGCCATGCACCACGCAAGGACTACTACAAGAAGTTCTTGTACGAAGCATTCCCAGTTGAAAGCCATCTGCAACACTATCTCCATGACAATTTGAATGCTGAGGTTGTTGTTGGAGTTATTCAGAACAAGCAGGATGCGGTGGATTACCTGACATGGACCTTCATGTACAGAAGGTTGACACAGAATCCAAATTACTACAATCTGCAGGGTGTTAGTCATAGGCATCTGTCTGACCACCTCTCAGAGCTAGTGGAGAATACCATTAGTGACTTGGAGGCAAGCAAATGTGTCGCTGTTGAGGATGACTTTTTGCTTTCACCTTTGAATCTTGGCATGATAGCGTCGTATTATTATATCAGTTACACGACAATAGAGCGTTTTAGTTCTTCTGTGACCTCCAAAACAAAGTTGAAGGGCTTGCTGGAAATATTGGCTTCAGCATCGGAGTATGAACAGTTGCCTATACGACCAGGTGAAGAGGAGTTGATAAGAAGGTTGATTAAGCACCTGCGTTTCTCCTTTGAAAATCCGAAATACACAGATCCTCACATCAAGGCTAATGCTCTTTTACAAGCCCATTTCTCTAGGCAAGTGCTGGGTGGAAATCTTGCTTCTGACCAGCAAGAGGTGCTTCTTTCTTCTACTAGGCTGCTTCAAGCAATGGTTGATGTTATTTCCAGTAATGGGTGGCTTAGTCTAGCACTTCTAGCAATGGAGGTGAGCCAAATGGTGACACAGGGAATGTGGGAACGTGACTCGATGCTTCTCCAGCTTCCCCACTTCACGAAGGATTTGGCTAAGAAGTGCCAAGAAAATCCAGGAAAGAGTGTAGAGACAGTTTTTGATTTAGTGGAGCTGGAAGATGACGAGAGGCGTGAGCTCTTGCAAATGTCTGACTTACAGCTTATGGATATTGCCCGGTTCTGTAATCGGTTTCCAAACATCGATCTGACGTATGAGGTGTTGGACAGTGATAATGTGAGTGCTGGAGACGATGTAAGTGTGCAGGTAACCCTTGAGCGAGATCTTGAGGGTAGAACAGAGGTTGGACCTGTTTTTGCACCTAAATATCCCAAAGCCAAGGAAGAAGGATGGTGGCTTGTTGTCGGAGATACAAAGAGCAACCAATTACTGGCCATTAAGAGAGTTACCCTCCAAAGGAAGTCTAGGGTCAAGCTAGATTTTGCTGCGCCTGCAGAAGCTGTAACGAGGACCTACACACTCTATTTCATGTGCGATTCTTATCTGGGTTGTGACCAGGAGTATAGTTTTACACTTGACGTTAAAGCGCCAATGGGTGAAGATGACAGTGGAAGAGAATGa